One window from the genome of [Clostridium] celerecrescens 18A encodes:
- a CDS encoding sensor histidine kinase, whose amino-acid sequence MIKKLRRRFVLVNMIFVISILSAVLGIFYYANFKRIERQTVMALYQAADHNRPDRLPDKLEITRRPQKYLPPLVPVFVVNLNNRNSIENIRENNLTITRELASTLVELAKANDSSQGELKDYSLRYLKVSSTEGTKIVFADQRYERNNLKALLINCLLVFLAAVFLFLILSIFLSRLALRPVETAWRMQNQFIADASHELKTPLTVILANLQILSLHKECTIMDQQKWLNNTKEEAERMKQLVEELLFLARSDTGAVQATQTAMAPLDFSDIVLNGVLLFESVAFENKVNLENEIDSGIILEGWEVQLKQVINILLDNACKYAGKHGSVTVSLKKSSHYAILTVQNTGDPIPKKEQIHVFERFYRTDESRVRKDGGYGLGLSIAKSIIEHHKGKINLTSSLETRTIFTVSLPLSTRQHIIKT is encoded by the coding sequence ATGATAAAAAAATTAAGAAGACGGTTTGTTTTGGTTAACATGATTTTTGTGATAAGCATTCTTTCCGCAGTTCTTGGCATCTTTTACTACGCCAATTTTAAACGCATCGAACGGCAGACCGTCATGGCTCTTTACCAGGCCGCCGACCATAACAGGCCGGACCGTCTGCCGGATAAGTTGGAGATTACCCGCAGACCCCAAAAGTATCTGCCGCCTCTTGTCCCTGTTTTCGTGGTAAATTTAAACAACCGCAACTCCATAGAAAACATTAGGGAAAACAATCTCACGATTACCAGAGAGCTGGCTTCCACACTGGTGGAGCTTGCAAAAGCAAATGACTCTTCCCAGGGGGAACTTAAGGATTATTCCCTTCGTTACCTTAAAGTTTCCTCCACAGAGGGTACGAAAATAGTATTTGCAGACCAACGATATGAACGAAATAATTTAAAAGCCCTTCTGATCAATTGTCTGCTGGTCTTTCTTGCTGCGGTCTTTCTTTTTTTGATCCTGAGTATTTTCCTTTCCCGTCTGGCACTAAGACCTGTGGAAACCGCGTGGCGGATGCAAAACCAGTTCATTGCCGATGCATCCCATGAACTAAAGACGCCTCTTACCGTAATCCTGGCCAATTTACAGATTCTTTCCCTTCATAAGGAATGCACCATCATGGATCAGCAGAAATGGCTGAACAACACAAAAGAAGAGGCAGAACGCATGAAACAGCTTGTAGAGGAACTGCTCTTTTTGGCCCGTTCCGATACTGGGGCCGTCCAGGCTACCCAGACGGCAATGGCTCCTCTGGATTTCAGTGACATCGTATTAAACGGAGTCCTGCTTTTTGAATCCGTTGCCTTTGAGAATAAGGTTAACCTGGAAAATGAAATTGACTCCGGCATTATCCTGGAAGGCTGGGAAGTCCAGCTAAAGCAGGTTATCAACATCCTGCTGGACAATGCCTGCAAATACGCAGGAAAACATGGTTCCGTAACAGTCAGCTTAAAGAAATCATCCCATTATGCCATCTTGACCGTTCAAAATACGGGAGACCCTATTCCTAAAAAGGAGCAGATCCATGTCTTTGAACGGTTTTACCGGACGGATGAATCAAGAGTCCGTAAGGATGGCGGCTATGGACTTGGCCTTTCTATTGCAAAGTCTATTATTGAACACCACAAGGGAAAGATTAACCTGACCAGCAGTCTTGAAACAAGAACTATTTTTACCGTCAGCCTTCCCCTTTCTACCCGCCAGCACATAATCAAAACTTAA
- a CDS encoding response regulator transcription factor, with the protein MKVLIVEDEVRLADALGQIMKEQHYQADIVYNGTDGLSCGLSGEYDVIVLDVMLPGENGFQVVKKLRESRIQTPVLMLTARDDIQDKVTGLDRGADDYMTKPFIPEELLARIRALSRRQGEVIVEEMKFGDLTLNLSANDLCCGTKSIHLGYKEFEVLKILMSNSGRIVSKETLISRVWGSDSDAEDNNVEAYISFLRKKLNFVGSRVEISTLRKVGYRLEETT; encoded by the coding sequence ATGAAGGTATTGATTGTAGAAGACGAAGTAAGACTGGCCGATGCTTTGGGACAGATTATGAAGGAACAACATTACCAGGCTGATATTGTGTATAATGGAACTGATGGTTTGTCCTGCGGTCTTTCCGGGGAATATGACGTCATTGTTTTAGATGTCATGCTTCCGGGGGAAAATGGTTTTCAAGTGGTTAAAAAGCTTAGAGAGTCCCGCATCCAGACTCCTGTTCTCATGCTGACCGCACGGGATGACATTCAGGATAAGGTAACCGGGCTTGACCGGGGTGCTGATGACTATATGACAAAGCCTTTTATTCCGGAAGAGCTGTTAGCCCGCATCCGGGCTCTCTCCCGCCGCCAGGGAGAAGTGATCGTGGAAGAAATGAAATTCGGTGACTTAACCCTGAATCTGTCTGCCAATGATTTATGCTGCGGCACCAAATCCATTCATCTTGGGTATAAGGAATTTGAAGTGTTAAAGATCCTTATGAGCAATTCCGGAAGGATCGTTTCAAAGGAAACTCTCATCTCAAGGGTATGGGGAAGTGATTCCGACGCAGAGGACAACAATGTTGAGGCTTATATTTCCTTTTTACGCAAAAAACTGAACTTTGTGGGTTCACGGGTGGAAATCAGCACCCTCCGCAAGGTCGGATACCGCCTGGAGGAAACAACATGA
- a CDS encoding S-layer homology domain-containing protein, with the protein MNRRTIAASLAFAMAATAVSPMITEASSNFDLRKKVIGVSGIMNTGNLNLSVTRGEFASMLVNASSYRSTAGKTSNTSVFADVPRNHEYASQIRIAADQGWMNGYLGGNFKPDESITLQEAVKGVLGLLGYVNSDFTGDQSGSRLSKYHFLELDENLNKEALEILNKEDCINLFYNLLKADTKAGTMFGKSLDCELTSDGEIDPFSMVDNSIKGPKIAKSKSRLNSILPFKLSDANIYLDGDPVTNSSDAINVSLESTDGVLVYYHTISKTVWLYTVGNENESGRSAVFGEITNVVYDSSDLMTPGAIILDDGNTYELSSTEMKFAFSSYGDLRVGDTVNLIYTLSVDKEGNETRTVIDYIE; encoded by the coding sequence ATGAACAGACGGACAATAGCGGCCTCCCTGGCTTTTGCAATGGCTGCGACGGCAGTCAGCCCCATGATTACAGAGGCATCAAGTAATTTTGATTTAAGGAAAAAGGTGATCGGTGTTTCGGGGATCATGAACACTGGGAATCTGAATTTATCAGTGACGCGGGGGGAATTTGCAAGCATGCTGGTAAATGCCTCTTCCTATCGAAGTACGGCCGGCAAAACCAGCAACACTTCTGTATTTGCTGATGTGCCGAGAAACCATGAATATGCATCTCAGATCCGGATCGCAGCGGATCAGGGGTGGATGAACGGGTATCTGGGAGGAAACTTTAAACCGGATGAATCCATAACGCTTCAGGAGGCGGTAAAAGGAGTTCTAGGGCTCTTGGGATATGTAAATTCCGATTTTACTGGTGATCAGTCAGGTTCCAGACTTTCCAAATATCATTTCTTGGAATTGGATGAGAACTTAAATAAAGAAGCTTTGGAAATTCTAAATAAAGAGGATTGCATCAACCTGTTTTATAATCTGCTGAAAGCAGATACAAAAGCTGGAACCATGTTTGGAAAAAGTCTGGACTGTGAATTGACGAGTGACGGTGAGATTGATCCGTTTTCAATGGTCGATAACAGCATCAAGGGACCGAAAATTGCAAAAAGCAAGAGCAGGCTTAATTCCATTTTGCCCTTTAAGCTTAGTGATGCCAATATTTATCTTGACGGAGATCCTGTTACCAATTCCAGTGATGCAATTAATGTTTCCTTGGAAAGCACGGATGGTGTTCTTGTATATTATCATACTATCTCTAAAACCGTATGGCTTTATACCGTTGGAAATGAAAATGAAAGCGGACGCTCCGCCGTATTTGGAGAAATCACCAATGTGGTCTATGATTCTTCGGATTTAATGACGCCGGGGGCAATCATACTGGATGACGGTAACACCTACGAGCTTTCCAGCACTGAGATGAAGTTTGCATTTTCTTCCTATGGGGATCTTCGGGTAGGAGATACCGTGAATCTGATCTATACCCTGTCTGTAGACAAGGAAGGAAATGAGACCCGGACTGTCATTGATTATATAGAATAG
- a CDS encoding HlyD family efflux transporter periplasmic adaptor subunit yields MKKIIQKLFLKNKKKGRIKGKKVLIFLILILAVLAGVIAAAGFKKSKSASTTAKSIRTATVTKRDIVSELSSSGTISPQNTYDITSLVEGEVIAADFEEGDEVEKGQILYQIDTSSMESEMTSVNNNLSRAQENYQTALDDYNSALGDYSGNTYKSTESGYIKSLSIKEGDKVGNNTEIASIYDDKTMKIKLPFLSGEAAQIAAGQAAVLTLTDTGEQIQGAVTSVSNMDVTLTGGRIVRYVTIEVTNPGGLTTETPATAAVGDYVCSVEATFEPKLESTMKADLSSSVEVGTMLVHEGDYVTKGTPIFTMESKSADKLLRTYKDTMEKAQETLEGAKSKLESTENTYDNYTITAPISGKVITKTVKAGDKITKSSSGSSTLAVIYDMSAYTFKMSVDELDVKSVEVGQEVNITADAVTGKTFQGTVTNVSLESSTSNGVTNYPVTVTLNDGMDELLPGMNVDGVIILDKAADVLAVPADALMRGNQVYVKDDSVKEPQGNIPEGFRAVEVTTGLISDEYVEITSGLEENQEVYVAQTTVSTSTNIMMPGGMGGVNVGPGGSGSGVRYRSEGGGSGSGNRSTGSGGGSGNGGRQP; encoded by the coding sequence ATGAAAAAAATCATTCAAAAATTATTTTTAAAAAATAAGAAAAAGGGCCGTATAAAGGGAAAAAAGGTTTTGATTTTTCTGATTTTAATCCTTGCGGTGCTGGCAGGAGTAATAGCGGCTGCAGGCTTTAAAAAGTCAAAGTCAGCATCAACCACAGCAAAAAGTATAAGAACTGCAACAGTAACAAAACGGGATATCGTTTCAGAACTATCCTCCTCCGGAACTATTTCTCCCCAGAATACCTATGACATAACCTCTTTGGTTGAAGGAGAAGTCATCGCAGCAGACTTTGAGGAGGGAGACGAGGTAGAAAAGGGACAGATCCTCTATCAGATCGACACATCATCCATGGAATCGGAGATGACATCTGTAAACAACAACCTGTCCAGAGCCCAGGAAAATTATCAAACTGCACTTGATGATTATAATTCTGCTTTAGGTGATTACAGCGGAAATACTTATAAATCCACAGAGAGCGGGTACATAAAGTCACTTTCTATTAAGGAAGGGGATAAAGTAGGAAACAATACGGAAATCGCCTCAATTTATGACGATAAAACCATGAAGATCAAGCTTCCGTTCCTTTCCGGGGAGGCAGCTCAGATAGCGGCCGGTCAGGCGGCGGTTCTGACCCTTACAGATACTGGAGAGCAGATCCAGGGCGCAGTTACTTCTGTCAGCAACATGGATGTAACCTTAACAGGAGGGCGTATCGTTCGTTATGTAACCATTGAAGTTACAAATCCTGGCGGTCTTACCACGGAAACCCCGGCTACGGCTGCGGTAGGCGATTATGTGTGCAGTGTGGAAGCAACATTTGAACCCAAGCTTGAGTCGACCATGAAAGCGGACTTATCTTCCAGCGTGGAGGTAGGAACCATGCTGGTACATGAAGGAGATTATGTAACAAAAGGCACTCCTATTTTTACAATGGAAAGCAAGTCTGCGGATAAACTGTTGCGCACTTATAAAGATACGATGGAAAAGGCCCAGGAAACACTGGAAGGAGCAAAAAGCAAGCTGGAGAGCACCGAGAATACTTATGATAACTACACCATTACTGCTCCCATATCCGGAAAGGTCATTACAAAAACCGTGAAGGCAGGAGATAAGATTACCAAAAGCTCCAGCGGAAGCTCAACTCTGGCAGTCATATACGATATGTCCGCCTATACATTTAAAATGTCTGTGGATGAATTGGATGTAAAGTCCGTGGAAGTTGGCCAGGAAGTAAACATTACAGCAGACGCCGTAACCGGTAAAACCTTTCAGGGAACAGTTACCAATGTTAGCCTGGAGAGTTCTACTTCCAATGGTGTTACCAATTATCCTGTAACTGTCACCTTAAATGATGGTATGGATGAGCTTCTCCCCGGCATGAACGTAGATGGAGTGATTATTCTGGATAAAGCGGCTGACGTCCTTGCCGTACCGGCCGATGCGCTGATGCGGGGAAATCAGGTGTATGTAAAGGATGATTCGGTGAAGGAGCCCCAGGGGAACATTCCGGAAGGCTTTCGGGCAGTAGAAGTTACTACAGGCTTAATCAGTGATGAATATGTGGAAATTACCAGCGGATTGGAAGAGAACCAGGAGGTCTACGTTGCACAAACCACTGTAAGCACCTCAACGAATATTATGATGCCGGGAGGCATGGGTGGCGTAAACGTAGGCCCAGGCGGCTCCGGTTCCGGAGTAAGGTACCGCAGTGAAGGCGGTGGCTCCGGCAGCGGAAACCGCAGTACAGGCAGCGGCGGAGGTTCCGGCAACGGCGGCCGTCAGCCTTAA
- a CDS encoding ABC transporter ATP-binding protein, translating to MGEEEVRANNGVSLTICRGEFVAIVGKSGSGKSTLMNIIGALDVPTSGEYLLGGEEVGRMSDNQLAGIRNKMIGFIFQQYNLLPRLNLLENVELPLLYAGVGTNERNKRAMASLERVGLAEKWKNFPNQLSGGQQQRVSIARALAGDPSLILADEPTGALDSKTSREVLNFLKKLNDEGNTIVMITHDSAIAKEARRVIRVHDGKINFDGDVNEYSAIL from the coding sequence ATGGGAGAGGAGGAGGTCCGTGCAAACAACGGCGTGTCTTTAACCATCTGCCGCGGGGAATTCGTGGCTATTGTAGGAAAGTCGGGAAGCGGGAAATCCACGCTCATGAATATAATAGGCGCACTGGATGTTCCCACGTCAGGAGAATATCTTCTGGGTGGCGAGGAGGTGGGCAGGATGTCGGATAACCAGCTGGCCGGGATACGGAATAAGATGATTGGCTTTATCTTCCAGCAGTACAATCTGCTTCCCAGATTGAATCTTCTTGAAAATGTGGAGCTGCCCCTGTTATATGCAGGGGTAGGAACCAATGAACGGAACAAACGCGCCATGGCTTCTCTGGAACGGGTAGGTCTGGCGGAAAAGTGGAAAAATTTTCCTAATCAGCTTTCCGGAGGCCAGCAGCAGAGGGTTTCCATTGCAAGGGCGCTGGCAGGAGATCCCTCCCTGATTCTGGCCGATGAGCCTACGGGGGCTTTGGATTCAAAAACCAGCCGGGAAGTCCTTAATTTCTTAAAAAAGCTGAACGATGAAGGGAATACCATCGTCATGATCACCCATGACAGCGCCATAGCAAAGGAAGCCAGGCGGGTGATCCGGGTACACGATGGTAAGATTAATTTCGATGGAGACGTAAATGAATATTCTGCAATCCTTTAA
- a CDS encoding ABC transporter permease, with amino-acid sequence MLQSFKMALKSIWGNKMRSFLTMLGIIIGVASVIILVSLVNGQMSYMTEQFTSMGTNQINVNVTNLSSRTVTVDQMYQFYEDNKNLFSQMTPRVSLSSTLKNGTESLTNTTVSGVSEEYLDMKDQTLDSGRFLQYSDIISRQKVCVAGYYVAWELYGGAEKAIGQTIKINGYAYQIVGVVSRQDEDELKDGGSDDVLYLPYSSAAKMNNTADINSYVFATADMDHSAESKEAINTFLYGIFKDEDLYRITAMSELLNSLNSMMSMMSMMLGGIAGISLLVAGVGVMNIMLVSVTERTREIGIRKALGAKKRNIMQQFVIEAAVTSSLGGVVGILVGSVATTIIGTAMGMNATPTPGAVIVSFSVSVGIGLLFGYMPARRAADLNPIDALRSE; translated from the coding sequence ATTCTGCAATCCTTTAAAATGGCTTTAAAAAGCATCTGGGGCAATAAAATGCGTTCCTTTCTCACCATGCTTGGAATCATTATCGGTGTGGCATCGGTCATCATTCTGGTGAGTCTAGTAAACGGACAAATGTCCTATATGACGGAACAGTTTACCAGCATGGGTACCAACCAGATTAATGTAAACGTGACCAATCTATCATCCAGAACCGTAACCGTGGATCAGATGTATCAATTTTATGAAGACAATAAAAATCTTTTTTCCCAGATGACGCCACGGGTTTCCTTGTCTTCTACCTTAAAAAACGGTACGGAATCCCTGACCAATACTACGGTATCCGGTGTCAGCGAGGAATATCTGGATATGAAGGATCAGACCCTGGATTCAGGGCGGTTCCTCCAATATTCTGATATCATATCCAGGCAGAAGGTTTGTGTTGCAGGTTATTATGTGGCCTGGGAATTATATGGAGGAGCGGAAAAAGCCATTGGCCAGACCATTAAAATAAATGGTTATGCCTATCAGATCGTTGGCGTGGTTTCCAGACAGGATGAGGATGAGCTTAAGGACGGCGGTTCAGACGATGTTTTATACCTTCCCTACAGCAGTGCCGCCAAGATGAACAACACTGCAGACATAAACAGCTATGTCTTTGCCACCGCCGACATGGATCATTCCGCAGAGTCCAAAGAGGCCATCAACACCTTTCTTTATGGGATTTTCAAGGATGAGGACTTGTACCGGATTACTGCTATGAGTGAGCTTTTAAACTCCTTAAATTCCATGATGTCCATGATGTCCATGATGCTTGGGGGAATCGCCGGGATCTCTCTTTTAGTTGCCGGAGTCGGAGTCATGAATATCATGCTGGTGTCCGTAACGGAGCGTACCAGAGAAATCGGAATCAGGAAGGCGCTGGGGGCTAAAAAGCGCAACATCATGCAGCAGTTTGTAATAGAGGCCGCAGTTACCAGCTCTCTTGGCGGGGTTGTGGGTATCCTGGTGGGCTCCGTGGCAACCACCATCATAGGAACTGCTATGGGAATGAACGCCACACCAACACCCGGCGCTGTCATAGTTTCCTTCAGCGTATCCGTAGGGATCGGTCTTTTATTTGGCTATATGCCTGCCAGAAGAGCTGCTGATTTGAATCCGATTGACGCTCTGCGCAGCGAGTAA
- a CDS encoding dipeptidase yields MKVVDMHCDTISELFYRREEGKVFSILKNDCHIDLERMKKGDYCLQNFALYTNLAGQEHPFEYCMKLVDLFYTELEKYEDIIGIVKSYRDIEENRKNGKMSAMLTIEEGGVCQGELAFLRNFYRLGVRMATLTWNYKNELGYPNRIWEENGEAFFEPEMEHGLTEKGIEFVQEMERLGMVIDVSHLSDAGIEDMFRYTEKPFVASHSNARTIASNPRNLTDDMIRKLSERGGVTGINYCADFLHDWKKGEGVLSRVEDMVLHMKHMKKVGGIQCIGLGSDFDGIGGNLEMKSPEDLPLLEVYMKKEGFSESEIEAVFYGNVLRVYKEILH; encoded by the coding sequence ATGAAGGTTGTTGATATGCATTGTGATACCATCTCAGAGCTTTTTTACAGGAGGGAAGAAGGAAAGGTCTTTTCCATCTTAAAAAATGATTGCCATATTGACTTGGAACGCATGAAAAAAGGTGATTATTGCCTACAGAACTTTGCTTTATATACAAATCTTGCCGGTCAGGAGCATCCGTTTGAATATTGTATGAAGCTTGTTGACCTCTTTTATACGGAACTGGAGAAATACGAGGATATCATAGGTATTGTAAAAAGCTACAGGGATATTGAAGAAAACCGGAAGAATGGGAAGATGTCTGCCATGCTTACCATAGAAGAAGGAGGCGTCTGCCAGGGTGAACTGGCATTCTTAAGAAATTTTTACCGGCTGGGAGTACGGATGGCCACTCTTACATGGAACTATAAAAATGAGCTGGGGTATCCCAACCGGATCTGGGAGGAAAACGGAGAGGCCTTTTTTGAGCCGGAGATGGAGCATGGGCTTACGGAAAAGGGAATCGAATTTGTTCAGGAGATGGAACGGCTGGGAATGGTTATCGATGTCTCCCATTTGTCAGATGCGGGGATAGAAGATATGTTCCGGTATACAGAAAAACCATTTGTGGCCAGCCATTCCAACGCAAGAACCATTGCCTCCAACCCAAGAAACTTAACGGACGATATGATTAGAAAGCTTTCGGAACGAGGCGGCGTGACCGGAATCAATTATTGCGCCGATTTTCTTCATGACTGGAAAAAGGGGGAAGGAGTCTTAAGCCGGGTGGAAGATATGGTTTTACATATGAAGCATATGAAAAAGGTGGGAGGCATCCAGTGTATTGGGCTTGGATCAGATTTTGACGGCATTGGGGGAAATTTAGAAATGAAATCTCCGGAAGACTTACCCCTGTTGGAAGTTTATATGAAAAAAGAGGGATTTTCGGAAAGCGAAATTGAGGCAGTTTTTTATGGAAACGTCCTTCGTGTATACAAAGAAATTTTACATTAA
- a CDS encoding Na/Pi cotransporter family protein encodes MSIADLQMLFKFIGGLGMFLYGMDAMADGLQKSAGHKMQQLLGVLTSNRLMGVLLGTGITAIIQSSSATTVMVVGFVNAGIINLQQAVGIIMGANIGTTVTSWIVSMSEWGEMMKPEFFAPALVGVGAVLSLFTGSGKKKQVGEILVGFGVLFIGLSFMSDSITPYRNAPIFSQAFSVLGKNPFLGILAGLVVTGIIQSSSASVGILQTLALNGVVNWQSAIFITLGQNIGTCVTALLSSVGANKTAKRAAVIHLLFNVVGAVIFGCIMFVVFKLNPVFAVSRVSSVGISIFHTIFNVSNTIILFPFAGLLVKASGLLVREDQKESTVDSDTQMKRHLDERILETPSFAIENVNHEVVSMGYAAMENLDLAAAALLGNNKAEAKLVEKMEQKINDYEKILTDYLIKLNNQSLNEEQHLLVKNLFYTISDFERVSDHCENLSELAIEKTNRNIIFSNGAENEIKEMLKEVRSSLEHAIKARETGDMSEVRAVIQSEERVDSLEEELRERHIERLSAQTCKPENGIIFLDALSNLERISDHAHNIAGYVRDEM; translated from the coding sequence ATGTCAATCGCAGATTTACAAATGCTTTTTAAATTCATCGGGGGACTTGGAATGTTCCTTTATGGAATGGACGCTATGGCCGATGGGCTGCAAAAATCAGCAGGTCACAAAATGCAGCAGCTTTTAGGAGTCCTTACCAGCAACCGGCTCATGGGTGTGCTTTTGGGAACTGGAATTACCGCCATCATTCAGAGCAGCTCGGCTACCACAGTCATGGTGGTAGGCTTTGTAAATGCCGGAATCATCAATCTGCAACAGGCCGTTGGTATTATTATGGGTGCTAACATCGGAACAACCGTCACCAGCTGGATTGTATCCATGAGTGAATGGGGAGAGATGATGAAACCCGAGTTTTTTGCTCCGGCATTGGTAGGCGTGGGCGCTGTTTTAAGTCTTTTTACCGGAAGCGGGAAGAAAAAACAGGTTGGAGAAATTCTGGTGGGCTTTGGTGTTCTGTTTATAGGACTTTCCTTTATGTCAGACTCCATTACGCCTTACCGGAACGCACCTATTTTCAGCCAGGCATTTTCCGTTTTAGGAAAAAACCCTTTTCTTGGAATTTTGGCAGGCCTTGTTGTTACCGGTATCATCCAAAGCTCCTCAGCATCTGTAGGAATTTTGCAGACACTGGCTCTCAATGGTGTTGTAAACTGGCAGTCAGCGATATTTATCACTTTAGGACAAAATATCGGTACCTGTGTTACCGCCCTGCTTTCCAGTGTTGGTGCTAACAAAACCGCAAAGCGTGCCGCTGTCATTCATCTTCTTTTTAATGTGGTGGGAGCTGTCATTTTCGGATGCATCATGTTTGTCGTGTTTAAATTGAATCCGGTTTTCGCGGTATCACGGGTCAGCAGTGTGGGAATATCCATCTTCCATACGATATTTAATGTGAGCAATACCATTATCTTATTCCCATTTGCCGGGCTTTTGGTAAAGGCTTCCGGTCTGCTTGTTAGGGAGGATCAGAAAGAATCAACGGTAGATTCTGATACCCAGATGAAACGTCATCTGGATGAAAGAATTTTAGAAACTCCTTCCTTTGCCATCGAGAATGTGAACCATGAAGTTGTGAGTATGGGATATGCTGCCATGGAAAACTTGGATCTTGCGGCGGCGGCTCTTCTTGGCAACAACAAGGCAGAGGCAAAGCTGGTGGAAAAAATGGAACAGAAAATCAATGATTATGAAAAGATACTCACAGATTATCTGATAAAACTTAATAACCAGTCCTTAAACGAGGAGCAGCATCTTCTGGTTAAAAACTTATTTTATACAATCAGCGACTTTGAGCGGGTCAGCGATCACTGTGAGAATTTATCCGAGCTGGCAATAGAAAAAACCAACCGGAACATAATCTTTTCAAATGGTGCAGAAAATGAAATAAAGGAAATGCTTAAGGAGGTTCGTTCCTCACTGGAGCATGCCATAAAAGCCAGGGAGACTGGAGACATGTCTGAGGTCCGCGCAGTGATCCAAAGCGAAGAACGTGTGGACAGCCTGGAAGAGGAATTAAGAGAACGACATATCGAACGTTTATCCGCGCAGACATGTAAACCGGAAAACGGAATTATCTTTTTGGATGCACTGAGCAATCTGGAACGTATTTCAGATCATGCCCACAATATTGCCGGTTACGTGAGGGATGAAATGTAA
- a CDS encoding response regulator transcription factor, whose amino-acid sequence MERIYVIEDDDNIRDLIKIALEGFGYEVSAFEMAEDALSHIESDKPALAVFDLMLPGMDGLTAIRRIRKNESLKDIPILILTAKDREFDKVAGLDGGADDYMTKPFGVMELAARIRSLLRRSTRGEANANELNQYCLSLNKKTREVYCDGVKIELTLKEFELLQYLMENHNKVVTRDELLNHIWGYDYDGETRTLDMHIRTLRQKLGENGGSCIKTIRGVGYRFIKTEE is encoded by the coding sequence ATGGAACGTATCTATGTAATTGAAGACGATGACAACATCAGGGATTTAATTAAAATTGCCCTGGAAGGTTTTGGCTATGAAGTATCCGCTTTTGAGATGGCGGAAGATGCCTTAAGTCATATTGAATCAGATAAACCGGCACTGGCTGTGTTTGATCTGATGCTTCCAGGTATGGACGGCCTGACAGCCATTCGCAGAATTCGGAAAAATGAGTCTTTAAAGGATATTCCCATTCTTATTCTTACCGCGAAAGACAGGGAGTTTGATAAGGTAGCAGGACTTGATGGAGGTGCCGACGACTACATGACAAAGCCATTTGGAGTCATGGAACTGGCTGCCAGAATCCGAAGTCTTTTGCGGCGAAGCACCAGGGGAGAGGCAAACGCAAACGAACTGAATCAATATTGCTTAAGTTTAAATAAAAAAACAAGAGAGGTCTATTGTGACGGCGTTAAGATAGAATTGACGTTAAAAGAGTTTGAGCTTTTGCAGTATTTAATGGAGAACCATAATAAGGTCGTCACCAGAGATGAGCTTTTAAACCACATCTGGGGGTATGATTACGATGGAGAGACCAGGACTCTGGACATGCATATCCGTACGCTCCGGCAAAAGCTGGGAGAAAACGGCGGTTCCTGCATCAAGACGATCCGCGGCGTTGGCTATCGTTTTATTAAGACGGAAGAGTAG